The nucleotide window CCATCGCCTATGACAGTGGCGGAGTGACCACCTCGACGGTCACCGTTCCACTGGTTGCGGCACTGGGGCTTGGCCTGGCGGAACACATCGACGGGAGAAACCCGCTTATCGACGGTTTCGGCCTCATCGCTTTTGCATCTCTCTTCCCCATGCTGACGGTCATGGGGTACGGTATACATGCAGAGCAGTATAAAAAATATCTGTTGAAAAAACAGAAATCCACGGAGCAGGAGGAAACATGAAATTCACAGCACTCGTAGCCATCATTCAGGACAAAGATGAGGAAGAGGCGATCAAAGTGGCCAAAGAGGCCGGTGCAGGAACGGTCACCATCGTACATGGAAGAAATATCGGCTTGCAGGAGAAGAAGGTCTTTTTCGGACTCACACTCGAAGAGAATGTCTCGGTACTCCTCTTCATCCTTCCCAAGCGGCTCTCCATGAAGGTGATGAAAGCCCTCAGGGTCTCCTTCGACCTTGATAACCATGAGAACAGCGGCATGGCTTTCACCTTGCCTTTGAGCCATGTTGCGGGACTGGACAACGATGAGCTTCATAAGTTCGAAGACGATATCAAAATCACACTATAGGAGATAACAGATGCTAGTAGAAGAAGTAATGACACCCAAAGAGAAACTGGTCGTGGTCTCACCCATGGCACCGGTAAGAGAAGCCCTGACCCTCATGAAAAAACATTCGATCCGCTCGGTCATCGTCGACAAGACAAAGCCTGACAGTGCCTATGGACTGCTTACCTTCAAGAATATCCTGCAGAGCATCGTGGCTGAAGACGGCGATATAGACCTTTTGAATGTCTATGACATCGCCGCGACACCGGCTTTTTCCGTCTCGGCGAAACTCAATGTCAAATATGCGGCAAGGATGATGGTCAAAAGCAGTATCAAGCGTCTGTTGGTTCTAGACGACAACGAACTCAAAGGTATTCTGACCATGACAGACATCATCGGTATACTCATGGAGACGGTTGAAGCCCAGTAATTCCTCTACTTGTGGGGAAAGGTGAGAATGAATGTACTTCCCTCACCTTTCTTCGACTCGAGCTCCAGCTTTATATTGTACTTCTTACAGACGGAAAGGACGATATCCAATCCTATACCAAAGCCTCCACGCTCGTCATTCTCACGGTGGAAGCGTTTGAAGATATCTGCCTGTTTCTCTTTATCTATCCCGATACCCGTATCTTTGATCTTCAGTACGTTGTTTTTCAACGTGACCGTCACACTGTCACCTACATCCGAATACTTGATCGCATTGCTCAGAAGATTGTCAATGAGCCGATAGGCACTCTGTTCGTTCATTTTTACCAGCGTAGGTTCCAGTGACAGCTCCAGCTTTAACCGTTTTGAATCGGCCAGTTCACGTATATACTCCGCACGCTCTTCAATGATCCGGTCGAAGCGGAGCCACTCATCCGGCTGGACCTTTCCCTCAAGCCTGTAGGTCAGGGAACTGTACATGACAGAAAGACGTTTGGCACTCGCCTCGAGCCGCTTGAGTTTCTTGCTGTCAACACCTTTGAGACTCTGTACCGTCATCAGTATGGCCGAGACAGGGGTATTGAGCTCATGGGTCGTATCGGAGATGAAGCGGTCAAGGGATTCTATCTGCTCCCTTACCG belongs to Sulfurovum riftiae and includes:
- a CDS encoding sensor histidine kinase translates to MTISKERVIVLTSYERESLFRFLTLYLTSVFVLLAIIGYLFFENNKASMKSATKFEMMYQSRMIFSKIVLKAMLNVEGGITITERESFLKHLKHCRFDVGYYDEDEKPIYTEIREPIKFDKDFYIENGQYYTVTRNESVHLGIKYIVLKEGDLSAQIQALRIKIIGYLVFSFLLMGVVGYFLGRLFLRPVREQIESLDRFISDTTHELNTPVSAILMTVQSLKGVDSKKLKRLEASAKRLSVMYSSLTYRLEGKVQPDEWLRFDRIIEERAEYIRELADSKRLKLELSLEPTLVKMNEQSAYRLIDNLLSNAIKYSDVGDSVTVTLKNNVLKIKDTGIGIDKEKQADIFKRFHRENDERGGFGIGLDIVLSVCKKYNIKLELESKKGEGSTFILTFPHK
- a CDS encoding transcriptional regulator, which gives rise to MKFTALVAIIQDKDEEEAIKVAKEAGAGTVTIVHGRNIGLQEKKVFFGLTLEENVSVLLFILPKRLSMKVMKALRVSFDLDNHENSGMAFTLPLSHVAGLDNDELHKFEDDIKITL
- a CDS encoding CBS domain-containing protein, which encodes MLVEEVMTPKEKLVVVSPMAPVREALTLMKKHSIRSVIVDKTKPDSAYGLLTFKNILQSIVAEDGDIDLLNVYDIAATPAFSVSAKLNVKYAARMMVKSSIKRLLVLDDNELKGILTMTDIIGILMETVEAQ